One genomic window of Thermococcus indicus includes the following:
- a CDS encoding 2-oxoacid:acceptor oxidoreductase subunit alpha, with translation MSEFRGEVSIVLGGAAGQGIQTVEGILTYALKRSGYHVYANKEYMSRVRGGINTTEIRVSSRRVRAFVKRIDILVPFKQGVLSWVAHRISENTVVLGERENVEESFLDSINLVEVPLTKLALETGSQLYLNTTAAGLIVGLFHGDFGAVEEYIRKRFGSKGENVVGKNIEAAKKGYELGVKLCEEGTIRVEVERDEKVREEILLSGTEAVGIGALAGGMNFLSFYPMSPSTGVSTFAAQHAEEFGIVVEQVEDEISAINMALGAWFAGARAMVSTSGGGFALMSEALSLAGMAENPIVIHLAQRPGPATGLPTRTMQGDLNLVLYAGHGDFPRIILAPGSMEEAFYLSAEAFNLADKYQVPVIILTDEYFVDTYYNLPKPELKKVRFERHIVEAKPGYRRYELTEDGISPRAVPGYGEEVVIANGNEHDEWGDITEDAKLTRKMQKKRAVKKLETIRKNAPLPKLFGNEDAKYLVVSWGSTLHVVEEALEKLGRDDVALLHFSWVYPLNPGTKRFFEDKTVIVVENNITGQFADLLRKELGVEVHHRVLKYDGRPFSVEEVFDALKGVVE, from the coding sequence ATGTCTGAGTTCCGTGGTGAGGTTTCCATAGTTCTCGGCGGAGCGGCCGGGCAGGGAATTCAGACCGTTGAGGGAATCCTGACTTACGCGCTCAAGCGCTCCGGCTACCACGTCTATGCAAACAAGGAGTACATGTCCCGCGTGAGGGGCGGGATAAACACCACCGAGATACGCGTTTCTTCAAGGCGCGTCAGGGCTTTTGTGAAAAGAATAGACATCCTCGTTCCATTCAAGCAGGGCGTCCTGAGCTGGGTCGCGCACAGGATCAGTGAGAACACCGTCGTCCTCGGCGAGAGGGAGAACGTCGAGGAGAGCTTTCTCGATAGCATAAACCTCGTGGAAGTCCCTCTAACAAAGCTCGCCCTCGAAACGGGGAGCCAGCTCTACCTTAACACGACCGCCGCCGGCCTGATAGTCGGCCTCTTCCACGGCGACTTTGGAGCGGTCGAGGAGTACATAAGGAAGCGCTTCGGGAGCAAGGGCGAGAACGTTGTTGGAAAAAACATCGAAGCGGCAAAGAAGGGCTACGAGCTGGGCGTTAAGCTCTGCGAGGAAGGGACGATAAGGGTGGAGGTCGAGAGGGACGAAAAAGTGAGGGAAGAAATCCTCCTCAGCGGAACGGAAGCGGTTGGCATAGGTGCTTTAGCTGGAGGCATGAACTTCCTCAGCTTCTACCCGATGAGCCCCTCAACTGGCGTCTCGACCTTCGCGGCACAGCACGCAGAAGAGTTCGGGATAGTGGTTGAACAGGTCGAGGACGAGATTTCGGCGATAAACATGGCTCTCGGAGCGTGGTTCGCAGGGGCCAGAGCCATGGTGAGCACCTCAGGAGGAGGCTTTGCCCTCATGAGCGAGGCGCTAAGCTTAGCTGGAATGGCCGAAAACCCAATAGTTATACACCTCGCCCAGAGGCCCGGGCCCGCGACGGGCCTGCCGACGAGGACGATGCAGGGCGACCTAAACCTCGTCCTTTACGCCGGCCACGGCGACTTTCCGAGGATAATCCTCGCGCCAGGGAGCATGGAGGAGGCGTTCTACCTCAGCGCCGAGGCCTTCAACCTGGCCGATAAATACCAGGTTCCAGTGATAATCCTCACCGACGAATATTTTGTTGACACCTACTACAACCTGCCAAAGCCAGAGCTGAAGAAGGTGAGGTTCGAGAGGCACATCGTTGAGGCAAAGCCCGGCTATCGGAGGTACGAGCTTACGGAAGACGGAATCTCTCCCAGAGCGGTTCCCGGTTACGGCGAGGAAGTAGTCATAGCCAACGGCAACGAGCACGACGAGTGGGGAGACATAACGGAGGACGCCAAGCTTACGAGAAAGATGCAGAAGAAGAGGGCAGTTAAAAAGCTCGAAACGATAAGGAAGAACGCACCCCTGCCGAAGCTCTTCGGGAATGAGGACGCAAAATACCTAGTGGTTTCGTGGGGCTCGACGCTCCACGTCGTCGAGGAAGCCCTTGAGAAGCTCGGGAGGGACGACGTTGCTTTGCTCCACTTCAGCTGGGTTTACCCCCTCAACCCGGGGACGAAGCGGTTCTTCGAGGACAAGACGGTGATCGTAGTCGAGAACAACATCACCGGCCAGTTCGCAGACCTTCTCAGGAAGGAGCTCGGCGTCGAGGTCCACCACAGGGTTCTGAAGTACGACGGGAGGCCGTTTTCGGTGGAAGAGGTTTTTGATGCCCTGAAGGGGGTGGTAGAATGA